A single genomic interval of Mycolicibacterium holsaticum DSM 44478 = JCM 12374 harbors:
- a CDS encoding HNH endonuclease signature motif containing protein, translated as MSVTASAAEGVEFSPARRLDGLFDELGELMGQRNVIDARMVEIIAEIDHDQLWGATGARSIPALVAWKTGASLRNAHAIAAAAHRFTEFPICADSMRQGRVSLDQFAVIAEHAGAGSDAHYAQLIENATVSQLRTAIKLEPRPQPDPQPDIDPDIEADTEGEAGGEGEGESGIAPDAVAEPALDFDCDSEVSGSVLKSSNADGSTTWKVTLPPIEAAQFEAALSSQREALMIAWKRDHHSQGHTTLTAPPLPTTTDAFMHLIQTGWDAQAARRPHGTHTTVVVHLDVNDHIAGLHLGPILSDADRRYLLCDATAEVWWERDGQPIGAGRSTRHISRRLRRALEHRDRTCVVPGCGATRALHAHHIVHWEDGGPTDLDNLVLVCPYHHRLHHRRAITITGPAHNLIITDHAGRRLTPRSLAHPPTQPPPTTAPYRGPTGETAQWWWYQPYQPPPQPPPNN; from the coding sequence ATGTCGGTGACCGCTTCTGCTGCTGAGGGTGTCGAGTTCTCGCCTGCGCGGCGGTTGGATGGGTTGTTTGATGAGTTGGGCGAGTTGATGGGTCAACGCAACGTCATCGATGCCCGGATGGTGGAAATCATCGCCGAGATCGATCACGACCAGTTGTGGGGGGCAACCGGGGCGCGCTCGATCCCGGCGCTGGTGGCCTGGAAGACCGGGGCCTCGCTGCGAAACGCCCACGCGATCGCCGCGGCGGCCCACCGGTTCACGGAGTTTCCGATCTGCGCCGACAGCATGCGCCAAGGACGGGTGTCGCTGGATCAGTTCGCGGTGATCGCCGAGCACGCCGGCGCGGGCTCAGATGCCCACTATGCCCAGCTGATCGAAAACGCCACCGTCAGCCAGCTGCGCACCGCGATCAAACTCGAACCCCGCCCCCAACCCGACCCCCAACCCGACATTGACCCCGACATTGAGGCTGATACCGAGGGCGAGGCTGGTGGCGAGGGCGAGGGTGAGTCCGGGATCGCTCCCGATGCGGTGGCTGAGCCGGCGCTGGATTTCGATTGCGATTCCGAGGTCTCAGGGTCGGTGCTCAAGTCCAGCAACGCCGATGGGTCCACCACCTGGAAGGTCACGCTGCCCCCGATCGAGGCGGCCCAGTTCGAGGCCGCACTGAGCTCACAGCGCGAAGCATTGATGATCGCCTGGAAACGCGATCACCACAGCCAGGGCCACACGACGCTGACCGCGCCGCCGCTGCCCACCACCACCGACGCCTTCATGCACCTGATCCAGACCGGCTGGGACGCCCAAGCCGCGCGGCGCCCGCACGGGACCCACACCACCGTGGTGGTGCACCTCGACGTCAACGACCACATCGCCGGGCTGCACCTGGGCCCCATCCTCAGCGACGCCGACCGGCGCTACCTGCTCTGCGACGCCACCGCCGAAGTGTGGTGGGAACGCGACGGCCAACCCATCGGCGCTGGACGCAGCACCCGCCACATCAGCCGCCGGCTGCGCCGCGCACTGGAGCACCGCGACCGCACCTGCGTGGTACCCGGCTGCGGGGCCACCCGCGCCCTGCACGCCCACCACATCGTGCATTGGGAAGACGGCGGCCCCACCGACCTAGACAACCTGGTGTTGGTCTGCCCCTACCACCACCGACTGCACCACCGCCGCGCCATCACCATCACCGGACCCGCCCACAACCTCATCATCACCGACCACGCCGGGCGCCGCCTGACCCCCCGATCACTAGCCCACCCACCCACACAACCCCCACCCACCACCGCCCCCTACCGCGGACCCACCGGCGAAACCGCCCAATGGTGGTGGTACCAGCCCTACCAACCCCCACCACAACCCCCGCCCAACAACTAA
- a CDS encoding aconitate hydratase translates to MSSDSFGTRDQLTVDDKTYTIYRLDRIEGAERLPYSLKVLLENLLRNEDGRMVTGEQISALAAWDPAAEHGREIAYTPARVLMQDFTGVPCVVDLVAMRDAIADLGGDTQRINPLCPTELVIDHSVIADVFGRPDAFQINAELEFERNSERYQLLRWAQQAFADFAVVPPNTGICHQVNLEYLARVVFTGDGPDGPLAYPDTLVGTDSHTPMVNGLGVLGWGVGGIEAEAAMLGQPMSMLIPQVVGLKLTGELQPGTTATDLVLTVAELLRRTGVVGKFVDLYGPGVANVPLANRATIGNMSPEYGSTATIFPIDGVTLDYLRLTGRPESQIRLVEAYAKEQGLWHDPDHEPVYSQAIELDLSSVEPSIAGPKRPQDRIPLRVAPDAVASLLAGAPTTAEALSGLDKASALSFPASDPIAVDFDSPGDKPRKPRDFGTDNEWPSTPVAVELADGGRAEVDNGHVVIAAITSCTNTSNPSVMVGAALLAKKAVERGLSRKPWVKTSLAPGSRIVTDYYEKAGLTAYLDKLGFNLVGYGCTTCIGNSGPLIPEVSKAVTDNDLTVCSVLSGNRNFEGRIHPECKMNFLASPPLVVAYALAGSLHVDLLQDPLGTGSDGKPVYLRDIWPTEAEIADVVGAHLEAEMFTTSYSDVFTGDDRWRNLDVPSGDTFQWAPDSTYVRQPPYFEDMTVEPRPVADITGARVLAKLGDSVTTDHISPAGAISPDSPAGKYLSEHGIERKSFNSYGSRRGNHEVMIRGTFANIRLRNQLAPDTEGGWTRDFTQPDGPVTTIYDASVNYAAVGTPLVVLAGKEYGSGSSRDWAAKGTLLLGVRAVIAESYERIHRSNLIGMGVLPLQFPAGQNADSLQLTGEETFDITGVTALADAIPETVRVRAGDVEFDAVLRIDTPGEADYYRHGGIMQYVLRRLLNSEAD, encoded by the coding sequence ATGTCTTCAGACAGCTTCGGAACACGCGACCAACTCACCGTCGATGACAAGACGTACACGATCTATCGACTCGACCGCATCGAGGGCGCAGAACGTCTGCCCTACAGCCTGAAGGTGCTGCTGGAGAACCTCCTGCGCAACGAGGACGGCCGGATGGTCACCGGCGAGCAGATCAGCGCACTGGCCGCGTGGGACCCGGCCGCCGAGCACGGTCGCGAAATCGCCTATACACCGGCGCGGGTGTTGATGCAGGACTTCACCGGGGTGCCGTGTGTCGTCGACCTGGTCGCCATGCGCGACGCCATCGCCGACCTCGGTGGCGACACGCAACGCATCAACCCGCTGTGCCCGACGGAGCTCGTCATCGACCACTCCGTGATCGCCGACGTGTTCGGCAGGCCCGATGCGTTCCAGATCAACGCCGAGCTGGAGTTCGAGCGAAACTCCGAGCGCTACCAACTACTGCGCTGGGCGCAGCAGGCTTTCGCCGACTTCGCCGTGGTACCGCCCAACACCGGGATCTGCCACCAGGTGAACCTGGAGTATCTGGCCCGCGTGGTGTTCACCGGCGACGGCCCCGATGGTCCGCTCGCCTACCCGGATACGCTGGTGGGCACCGACTCTCACACGCCGATGGTGAACGGCCTCGGGGTGCTCGGCTGGGGTGTGGGTGGCATCGAGGCCGAGGCGGCGATGCTGGGCCAGCCGATGAGCATGCTCATCCCGCAGGTCGTCGGCCTGAAGCTCACCGGGGAGCTGCAACCCGGCACCACCGCCACCGATCTGGTGCTCACCGTCGCCGAGTTGCTCCGCAGGACCGGTGTGGTCGGCAAGTTCGTGGACCTCTACGGGCCGGGCGTCGCCAACGTGCCGCTGGCCAACCGCGCCACGATCGGCAACATGAGCCCGGAGTACGGCTCGACGGCCACGATCTTCCCCATCGATGGCGTCACGCTGGACTACCTGAGGCTGACCGGCCGCCCGGAATCGCAGATCCGGCTGGTCGAGGCGTACGCCAAAGAGCAGGGCCTGTGGCACGACCCCGACCATGAGCCGGTGTACTCACAGGCGATCGAACTGGACCTCAGTTCGGTCGAGCCGTCGATCGCCGGCCCCAAGCGACCGCAGGACCGGATTCCGCTGCGGGTCGCGCCGGACGCGGTGGCCTCGCTGCTGGCCGGCGCGCCGACCACTGCCGAAGCGCTCAGCGGGCTCGACAAGGCCTCGGCGCTGTCCTTCCCGGCCAGCGACCCGATCGCGGTGGATTTCGACAGCCCCGGCGACAAGCCGCGCAAGCCGCGTGATTTCGGCACCGATAACGAATGGCCGTCCACGCCGGTGGCGGTGGAGCTCGCCGACGGTGGCCGCGCCGAGGTGGACAACGGACACGTGGTGATCGCGGCGATCACGTCCTGCACCAACACGTCCAACCCGTCGGTGATGGTGGGTGCTGCGCTGCTGGCCAAGAAGGCCGTCGAACGGGGGCTGAGCCGCAAACCCTGGGTCAAGACGTCGTTGGCGCCCGGTTCACGCATCGTCACCGACTATTACGAAAAGGCCGGTCTGACAGCATATCTGGACAAACTGGGCTTCAACCTGGTCGGCTACGGCTGCACCACCTGCATCGGCAACTCCGGGCCGCTGATCCCCGAGGTGAGCAAGGCGGTCACCGACAACGACTTGACGGTGTGCTCGGTACTGTCGGGCAACCGCAACTTCGAGGGCCGCATTCATCCCGAGTGCAAGATGAACTTCCTCGCCTCGCCGCCGTTGGTGGTCGCCTACGCGTTGGCGGGCAGCCTGCACGTGGATCTGTTACAAGACCCGCTGGGCACCGGAAGCGACGGGAAACCGGTCTACCTGCGCGACATCTGGCCCACCGAAGCCGAGATCGCCGATGTGGTCGGCGCACATTTGGAGGCCGAGATGTTCACGACGTCCTACAGTGATGTGTTCACCGGCGATGACCGGTGGCGCAACCTCGATGTCCCCAGCGGCGACACCTTCCAGTGGGCCCCGGATTCGACGTACGTGCGCCAGCCACCGTACTTCGAGGACATGACCGTCGAGCCGCGACCGGTTGCCGACATCACCGGCGCGCGGGTGCTCGCCAAGCTCGGCGATTCGGTCACCACCGACCACATCAGCCCGGCCGGGGCGATCAGCCCCGATTCACCTGCCGGAAAATACCTGTCGGAGCACGGAATCGAACGCAAGAGCTTCAACTCCTACGGGTCGCGGCGCGGCAACCACGAGGTGATGATCCGGGGCACGTTCGCCAACATCCGGTTACGGAACCAACTGGCCCCCGACACCGAAGGCGGTTGGACCCGCGATTTCACTCAACCGGACGGGCCGGTCACCACGATCTACGACGCGTCGGTGAACTATGCGGCCGTCGGCACGCCGCTGGTGGTGCTCGCGGGCAAGGAGTATGGCTCCGGATCGTCACGCGACTGGGCCGCCAAGGGCACGTTGCTGCTGGGCGTGCGGGCGGTGATCGCCGAATCCTACGAGCGCATCCACCGCTCGAATCTCATTGGGATGGGCGTGCTTCCGTTGCAGTTTCCGGCGGGTCAGAACGCCGACTCGCTGCAGCTGACCGGTGAGGAGACGTTCGACATCACCGGGGTCACCGCGTTGGCCGATGCGATTCCAGAGACCGTGCGTGTGCGCGCCGGCGACGTCGAATTCGACGCGGTCCTGCGCATCGACACCCCGGGTGAGGCGGACTACTACCGCCACGGCGGGATCATGCAGTACGTGCTGCGGCGGCTGCTCAACAGCGAGGCGGACTAG
- a CDS encoding amidohydrolase, which yields MAASQTVADTLLAELPKIRDEQEEFYRDLHRHPELSRQEVETARKVADRLRGLGYETHDGVGGTGVVGVLANGPGPTVLLRADMDALPVQEATGLEYASTVRATDADGNDVPVMHACGHDVHVVALLGAARLLAEGRGHWSGTVVALFQPAEETSDGARAMVDDGLVELLPKVDVALAQHVLPAPAGHVGVRAGAVLSAADSMRVTVYGRGAHGSMPQAAVDPVVLAAMIVVRLQTVVAREVAPGESAVLTVGSIQAGAKSNVIPDRAVLQLNIRTYSEHTRTAVLGAIRRIVVAECQASDSPKDPEFEMFDRFPLTQNDDETTARVSEAFAAYFGEQCRQMPQQSASEDFSEIPVALGAPYTYWGIGGIDPATYRQAAERGRVDQDIPVNHSSTFAPVIQPTLDTGTKALVVAATAWLTPASGKPVP from the coding sequence ATGGCCGCGTCCCAGACAGTCGCAGACACTCTGTTGGCTGAACTACCGAAAATCCGCGATGAGCAGGAGGAGTTCTACCGCGACCTGCACCGCCATCCCGAGCTCTCGCGCCAAGAGGTCGAGACCGCCCGCAAGGTCGCTGACCGGCTACGCGGCTTGGGTTACGAAACTCACGACGGCGTCGGGGGTACGGGGGTGGTCGGCGTGCTGGCCAACGGGCCGGGACCCACCGTGTTGCTCCGCGCAGATATGGATGCGCTTCCCGTGCAAGAAGCCACCGGCCTCGAGTACGCCAGCACCGTGCGGGCAACCGATGCTGACGGAAACGACGTTCCGGTGATGCACGCCTGCGGACACGACGTGCACGTCGTGGCGCTGCTCGGTGCGGCGCGGTTGCTCGCCGAGGGGCGCGGGCACTGGAGCGGCACCGTCGTTGCCCTGTTTCAGCCGGCAGAGGAAACTTCCGACGGGGCCCGCGCCATGGTCGACGACGGTCTGGTGGAGCTGCTTCCGAAAGTGGATGTCGCACTGGCGCAACACGTCTTGCCCGCACCGGCAGGACACGTCGGCGTCCGCGCCGGTGCGGTGTTGTCGGCGGCCGACAGCATGCGCGTCACGGTGTACGGCCGCGGCGCGCACGGCTCGATGCCGCAGGCCGCGGTCGACCCGGTGGTGCTGGCCGCGATGATCGTCGTTCGGCTGCAGACCGTTGTCGCCCGAGAAGTCGCACCTGGTGAATCGGCGGTGCTCACCGTCGGCAGCATCCAGGCCGGCGCCAAGAGCAACGTGATCCCAGATCGGGCCGTACTGCAACTGAATATCCGCACCTACAGCGAGCACACCCGTACCGCGGTGCTGGGCGCGATCCGACGCATCGTCGTCGCCGAATGCCAGGCGTCCGATTCGCCGAAGGATCCCGAGTTCGAAATGTTCGACCGGTTTCCGTTGACGCAGAACGACGACGAGACCACCGCACGCGTAAGCGAAGCGTTCGCAGCATATTTCGGGGAGCAGTGCCGACAGATGCCGCAACAGAGCGCCAGCGAGGACTTCAGCGAAATCCCGGTCGCACTCGGCGCGCCCTACACCTACTGGGGTATCGGCGGCATCGATCCCGCGACCTACCGGCAGGCGGCCGAGCGCGGCCGCGTCGACCAGGACATCCCGGTCAACCACTCGTCGACATTCGCTCCGGTCATCCAGCCCACGCTGGACACCGGCACCAAGGCGCTCGTCGTCGCGGCGACGGCCTGGCTGACCCCGGCCTCAGGAAAACCGGTGCCATAG
- a CDS encoding trimeric intracellular cation channel family protein, with the protein MSTETPLLLALDLIGTFAFGLNGALTALRATRLDIFGVVTVGMLTGLGGGVIRDVLLDALPPATFVDWRYLAVAAAGGAIAFVLSPALERFTMPITVADAVGLSVFAVLASYKALGLGFGVLQAIIVGTITAVGGGTIRDMSIGQVPVVFRSELYAIPAMIGAGCAALVYSLDYQNIAATLGAAAVCFVIRMIGVRFNLDAPHPPWQR; encoded by the coding sequence ATGTCGACTGAAACGCCGCTTCTGCTGGCGCTCGACCTCATCGGTACGTTCGCGTTCGGTCTCAACGGCGCACTGACCGCCCTGCGCGCTACGCGCCTCGACATTTTCGGGGTCGTCACCGTCGGCATGCTCACCGGTCTGGGCGGTGGCGTCATCCGCGATGTGCTGCTCGACGCGCTTCCGCCCGCCACTTTCGTGGACTGGCGCTATCTGGCGGTGGCGGCCGCGGGTGGTGCGATCGCGTTCGTGCTGAGCCCAGCGCTCGAGCGGTTCACCATGCCTATCACCGTCGCCGATGCCGTCGGGTTGAGTGTGTTCGCGGTACTGGCCTCCTACAAGGCCCTCGGTCTCGGATTCGGCGTCTTGCAGGCGATCATCGTCGGCACCATCACCGCCGTCGGCGGCGGAACGATCCGCGACATGTCGATCGGACAGGTACCGGTTGTTTTCCGCAGCGAGCTGTACGCGATTCCGGCGATGATCGGCGCGGGGTGCGCGGCGCTCGTCTACAGCCTGGACTACCAGAACATCGCTGCGACGCTGGGCGCCGCGGCGGTCTGCTTTGTGATCAGGATGATCGGTGTCCGGTTCAACCTCGACGCCCCGCATCCGCCCTGGCAGCGTTGA
- a CDS encoding DedA family protein yields MFDSVLDVLGDAWWAYPLILLFCTFDAVVPALPSETALLTGGILAADGRMALAGVIVMAGLGAFLGDNLAYWIGRSAEDWARRWITRGARGRRGLEWAERELTRHGGPLLIAARFIPGGRTATTIACGVLRFPYRQFLVFDAVGAALWATVNTLIGYLGGRAFADNTLAAFAVSFGVALALAGVIELIRWFRRRTEVSRSRQR; encoded by the coding sequence ATGTTCGATTCGGTGCTCGACGTGCTGGGCGACGCGTGGTGGGCGTATCCGCTGATCCTGCTCTTCTGCACGTTCGACGCCGTGGTTCCCGCGCTGCCCAGCGAGACCGCGCTGCTGACCGGCGGCATCCTCGCGGCCGACGGCCGCATGGCCCTGGCCGGGGTCATCGTGATGGCCGGCCTCGGCGCATTTCTCGGGGACAACCTCGCGTACTGGATCGGCCGTTCCGCCGAGGACTGGGCCCGCCGGTGGATCACCCGCGGCGCGCGGGGCAGGCGCGGGTTGGAGTGGGCCGAGCGCGAGTTGACCCGGCACGGCGGGCCGCTGCTGATCGCGGCTCGTTTCATTCCCGGTGGGCGCACCGCGACGACGATCGCCTGCGGGGTGCTGCGCTTTCCGTACCGTCAGTTCCTGGTCTTCGACGCGGTCGGCGCCGCGCTGTGGGCCACCGTCAACACGCTGATCGGCTACCTGGGTGGGCGCGCATTCGCCGACAACACGCTCGCGGCGTTCGCGGTGTCCTTCGGGGTGGCCTTGGCGCTGGCGGGGGTGATCGAGTTGATCCGGTGGTTTCGCAGACGAACCGAGGTTTCGCGAAGCCGGCAGCGGTAG
- a CDS encoding alpha/beta hydrolase family protein — translation MFFAIALLTAPVPSAAAAVPDWSGLDARHYDGPIPVAGTLIRSVPLNPALSVRGSANAYRILYSTVNQHGDPAVGTAAVFVPHGAPPQGGWPLIAWAHGTVGLGDDCTPSARPRSERDDDYLTHWLDQGYAVVAPDYVGLGTPGLMSYLNSVPTAQAVIDSVIAMRQMDLPLSPKWALVGQSQGGGAAVNSARWATEFSAGRGLDYRGVVATGTPANIERVAKLAGPDMQLPADLGPAASSYTAYILAAFREARPDIDIDSVLTPAGLDAVAKAATLCKPQLDGELTGMTPAKFFSAPLDSLPGVSEALDAYLGTPDRGYDRPIFLGVGLLDRDVPPQSTLTFYDQLVANHQNVELRVYPDQDHSGTVLASLPDSTPFLKAAFG, via the coding sequence CTGTTCTTCGCCATCGCGCTGCTGACCGCGCCGGTTCCGTCTGCAGCCGCGGCGGTACCGGACTGGTCCGGTCTTGATGCCCGCCACTACGACGGGCCAATCCCGGTGGCCGGCACGTTGATTCGGTCCGTTCCGCTGAACCCTGCGCTGTCCGTTCGGGGTTCGGCGAACGCTTATCGAATCCTGTACTCGACGGTCAACCAGCACGGTGACCCCGCGGTCGGCACCGCTGCGGTGTTCGTTCCGCATGGTGCGCCGCCGCAGGGCGGATGGCCGTTGATCGCGTGGGCGCACGGCACGGTGGGGTTGGGTGATGACTGCACACCGTCTGCGCGGCCGCGCTCCGAACGCGACGACGACTATCTGACGCACTGGCTCGACCAGGGTTATGCGGTGGTCGCCCCCGACTACGTCGGGCTGGGCACACCTGGGTTGATGAGTTACCTCAACAGCGTGCCCACCGCCCAGGCCGTGATCGATTCGGTGATCGCCATGCGCCAGATGGACCTGCCGCTGTCCCCGAAGTGGGCCCTCGTCGGCCAATCCCAGGGCGGCGGGGCCGCGGTCAACAGCGCACGGTGGGCCACCGAGTTCAGCGCCGGCCGCGGACTGGACTACCGCGGGGTGGTGGCCACCGGGACCCCGGCCAACATCGAACGCGTGGCCAAGCTGGCCGGGCCCGATATGCAACTGCCCGCAGACCTGGGTCCGGCCGCCAGCAGCTACACCGCCTACATCCTGGCGGCCTTCCGCGAAGCGCGTCCCGACATCGACATCGACTCGGTGCTCACACCGGCGGGGCTCGACGCGGTCGCCAAGGCCGCGACGCTGTGCAAACCGCAACTGGACGGCGAGTTGACCGGCATGACCCCGGCGAAGTTCTTCAGCGCGCCGCTGGACTCGCTGCCCGGCGTGTCCGAGGCGCTCGACGCCTACCTGGGCACACCGGACCGCGGCTATGACCGGCCGATCTTCCTCGGCGTGGGGTTGTTGGACCGCGATGTGCCGCCCCAGTCGACGTTGACGTTCTACGACCAACTGGTGGCCAACCACCAGAACGTCGAATTGCGGGTCTATCCGGACCAGGATCACAGCGGCACCGTGCTGGCATCACTGCCGGATTCGACGCCGTTTCTCAAAGCCGCGTTCGGGTAA
- the ahcY gene encoding adenosylhomocysteinase, whose amino-acid sequence MTTTDQRLTPDVRNGIDYKVADLSLAEFGRKEIGLAEHEMPGLMALRREYADVAPLKGARISGSLHMTVQTAVLIETLVALGAEVRWASCNIFSTQDHAAAAVVVGPHGTPEEPKGTPVFAWKGETLEEYWWAAEQMLTWPGEPANMILDDGGDATMLVLRGAQYEKAGVVPPAEDDDPAEWKVFLALVREGFQPASSDGGGKWTKIAESVKGVTEETTTGVLRLYQFEAAGELPFPAINVNDSVTKSKFDNKYGTRHSLIDGINRGTDVLIGGKKVLICGYGDVGKGCAESLAGQGARVAVTEIDPINALQALMDGFDVRTVEEAIGEADIVITATGNKDIITLEHMRAMKDQAILGNIGHFDNEIDMAALERSGAKRINIKPQVDQWVFDDGKSIVVLSEGRLLNLGNATGHPSFVMSNSFSNQVIAQIELWTKNDEYDNAVYRLAKHLDEKVARIHVEALGGSLTKLSKEQAEYINVDVGGPYKPEHYRY is encoded by the coding sequence ATGACGACCACTGACCAGCGGCTGACCCCGGATGTCCGCAACGGCATCGACTACAAGGTCGCCGATCTGTCCCTTGCTGAATTCGGTCGCAAGGAGATCGGGCTCGCCGAACACGAGATGCCGGGGCTGATGGCGCTGCGCCGCGAGTACGCCGATGTGGCGCCGCTCAAGGGCGCCCGCATCTCGGGTTCGCTGCATATGACCGTGCAGACCGCGGTGCTCATCGAGACCCTGGTGGCCCTCGGGGCCGAGGTGCGCTGGGCGAGCTGCAACATCTTCTCCACCCAGGACCACGCCGCCGCGGCCGTCGTCGTCGGCCCGCACGGCACGCCGGAGGAGCCCAAGGGCACCCCGGTGTTCGCCTGGAAGGGCGAGACGCTCGAGGAGTACTGGTGGGCCGCCGAGCAGATGCTGACCTGGCCGGGCGAGCCCGCCAACATGATCCTCGACGACGGCGGCGACGCCACCATGCTGGTGCTGCGCGGCGCGCAGTACGAAAAGGCCGGTGTGGTGCCGCCCGCCGAGGACGACGATCCGGCGGAGTGGAAGGTCTTCTTGGCGCTGGTGCGTGAGGGGTTCCAGCCCGCTTCCAGCGATGGAGGAGGCAAGTGGACCAAGATCGCCGAGTCGGTCAAGGGTGTCACCGAGGAGACCACGACCGGTGTGCTGCGGCTGTACCAGTTCGAGGCCGCCGGTGAGCTGCCGTTCCCGGCGATCAACGTCAACGACTCGGTCACCAAGTCCAAGTTCGACAACAAGTACGGCACCAGGCACTCGCTGATCGACGGCATCAACCGCGGCACCGATGTGCTGATCGGCGGCAAGAAGGTGCTGATCTGCGGCTACGGCGACGTCGGCAAGGGCTGTGCGGAATCGCTGGCCGGCCAGGGCGCGCGAGTGGCGGTCACCGAGATCGACCCGATCAACGCGCTGCAGGCGCTGATGGACGGCTTCGACGTGCGCACCGTCGAGGAGGCGATCGGCGAGGCCGACATCGTCATCACCGCGACCGGCAACAAGGACATCATCACGCTCGAGCACATGCGGGCGATGAAGGACCAGGCGATCCTGGGCAACATCGGCCACTTCGACAACGAGATCGACATGGCTGCGCTGGAACGCTCCGGGGCCAAGCGGATCAACATCAAGCCGCAGGTCGACCAGTGGGTGTTCGACGACGGCAAGTCGATCGTCGTGCTGTCCGAGGGGCGGCTGCTCAACCTGGGCAACGCGACCGGGCACCCGTCGTTCGTGATGAGCAACAGCTTCTCCAACCAGGTGATCGCCCAGATCGAGCTGTGGACCAAGAACGACGAGTACGACAACGCGGTGTACCGGCTGGCCAAGCATCTCGACGAGAAGGTCGCACGCATTCACGTTGAGGCCCTTGGTGGTTCGCTGACCAAGCTCAGCAAGGAGCAGGCCGAGTACATCAACGTCGACGTCGGGGGTCCCTACAAGCCGGAGCACTACCGATACTGA
- the alkX gene encoding TetR family transcriptional regulator AlkX, protein MSSPRTKRTAQRIPYAEASRVLLRDSILDGMRELLLTRDWSAITLSHVAKAAGISRQTIYNEFGSRQGLAQAYALRLADRLVDQIDDAIEGNVGDVYSAFVQGFRDFFTESAADPLVMSLLTGDIKPDLLQLITTDSGPIITHCSQRLTATFVHSWVTCSDDDAGMLARAIVRLAMSYISMPPEADHDVAADLARLLTPAAERYGVIATE, encoded by the coding sequence GTGAGTTCACCGCGCACCAAGCGGACCGCGCAGCGCATCCCGTATGCCGAAGCGTCCCGCGTGCTGTTGCGCGACTCGATTCTGGACGGCATGCGCGAGCTGCTGCTCACCAGGGACTGGTCGGCGATCACGCTGTCGCATGTGGCCAAGGCCGCCGGCATCAGCCGCCAGACCATCTACAACGAGTTCGGTTCGCGGCAGGGGCTGGCGCAGGCGTACGCGCTGCGGTTGGCCGACCGGCTCGTCGACCAGATCGACGACGCGATCGAGGGAAATGTCGGCGACGTCTACTCCGCGTTCGTTCAGGGCTTCCGCGACTTCTTCACCGAGTCGGCCGCCGACCCGCTGGTCATGTCGCTGCTGACCGGCGACATCAAACCGGATCTGTTGCAGCTCATCACGACCGACAGCGGACCGATCATCACGCACTGTTCGCAGCGGCTGACGGCGACGTTCGTGCACAGCTGGGTGACGTGCAGCGACGACGACGCGGGCATGCTGGCGCGCGCGATCGTCCGGTTGGCGATGAGCTACATCTCGATGCCGCCGGAGGCAGATCACGACGTCGCAGCAGACTTGGCTAGGCTGCTTACACCTGCCGCTGAGCGCTACGGTGTGATCGCAACCGAATAG
- a CDS encoding rubredoxin translates to MDYKVYECQVCGFEYDEAKGWPDDGIAPGTRWDDIPEDWSCPDCGAAKSDFEMVEVARR, encoded by the coding sequence TTGGATTACAAGGTCTACGAATGCCAGGTGTGCGGCTTCGAATACGACGAGGCCAAGGGCTGGCCGGATGACGGCATCGCCCCGGGCACCCGGTGGGACGACATCCCCGAGGACTGGAGTTGCCCGGATTGCGGCGCGGCGAAGTCGGACTTCGAAATGGTGGAAGTCGCCCGCCGGTGA
- a CDS encoding rubredoxin, which produces MTAYRCPGCGYVYDEAKGEPREGFPAGTPFSDVPDDWCCPDCSVREKVDFQP; this is translated from the coding sequence GTGACCGCCTACCGCTGCCCGGGATGCGGCTACGTTTACGACGAGGCCAAAGGCGAACCGCGCGAGGGCTTCCCGGCCGGCACACCGTTTAGTGATGTTCCCGACGACTGGTGCTGTCCGGACTGTTCGGTACGCGAGAAGGTCGACTTCCAGCCCTGA